In one window of Calypte anna isolate BGI_N300 chromosome 1, bCalAnn1_v1.p, whole genome shotgun sequence DNA:
- the LOC103539734 gene encoding mitochondrial uncoupling protein 3, protein MVALKSQEMAPTAAIKFFSAGTAACIADLCTFPLDTAKVRLQLQGEVRIPRVSGAVEYRGVLGTLSTMVRTEGARSLYSGLAAGLQRQMSFASIRIGLYDSVKQLYTPKGAESTGLAPRVLAGCTTGAVAVACAQPTDVVKVRFQAHGAMPESTRRYNGTLDAYRTIAREEGVRGLWRGTLPNIARNAVINCGELVTYDLIKDALLREHLMTDNVPCHFVAAFGAGFCATVVASPVDVVKTRYMNAGPGQYRNALSCLLALLMQDGITGFYKGFVPSFLRLGSWNVVMFICYEQLQRAAVLALS, encoded by the exons ATGGTGGCTCTGAAATCCCAGGAAATGGCCCCAACAGCAGCCATCAAATTCTTCAGTGCCGGGACAGCCGCCTGCATCGCCGACCTCTGCACCTTCCCCTTGGACACCGCCAAAGTCCGCCTGCAG CTCCAGGGCGAGGTGCGGATCCCTCGGGTCAGCGGGGCCGTGGAGTACCGGGGGGTTTTGGGGACTTTGAGCACCATGGTGAGGACCGAGGGAGCCCGGAGCCTTTACAGCGGGTTGGCCGCGGGGCTGCAGCGCCAGATGAGCTTCGCTTCCATCCGGATCGGGCTCTACGACTCCGTGAAGCAGCTCTACACCCCCAAAGGGGCTGAGA GCACGGGGCTGGCACCACGGGTACTTGCGGGCTGCACCACGGGGGCCGTGGCCGTGGCGTGTGCCCAGCCCACGGACGTGGTGAAGGTGAGATTCCAGGCACATGGAGCCATGCCCGAGAGCACCCGGAGGTACAACGGGACCCTGGATGCCTACAGAACCATCGCCAGGGAGGAGGGAGTCCGGGGGCTCTGGAGAG GGACTTTGCCCAACATCGCCCGCAACGCCGTCATCAACTGCGGGGAGCTCGTCACCTACGACCTCATTAAGGACGCTCTGCTGCGGGAGCACCTGATGACAG ACAATGTCCCCTGTCACTTCGTGGCCGCTTTCGGGGCCGGGTTCTGCGCCACGGTGGTGGCGTCGCCGGTGGATGTGGTGAAGACCCGGTACATGAATGCTGGGCCTGGGCAGTACAGGAATGCCCTGAGCTGCCTCCTGGCTCTCCTCATGCAGGATGGGATCACCGGGTTCTACAAGGG GTTTGTCCCCTCTTTCCTTCGCCTTGGCTCCTGGAATGTGGTGATGTTCATCTGCTACGAGCAGCTGCAGCGCGCCGCTGTCCTGGCCCTATCCTGA